A genomic segment from Burkholderia plantarii encodes:
- a CDS encoding OsmC family protein: protein MPLIHAAAGMAADAPNYVVDIQAGAHRFQGDEAEREGGQGVGPAPFELLLASLCACTAATLRMYMQRKEWPAVPLHVHAELHADREGAQYVRRTITIEGDTLDEAQRARLGEIGEKTPVTLFIKRGTRIETTLR from the coding sequence ATGCCGCTGATCCATGCCGCAGCCGGAATGGCTGCCGATGCGCCGAACTACGTCGTCGACATCCAGGCCGGCGCCCACCGCTTCCAGGGCGACGAGGCCGAACGCGAGGGCGGCCAGGGCGTCGGCCCGGCGCCGTTCGAGCTGCTGCTCGCGAGCCTGTGCGCCTGCACCGCCGCGACGCTGCGGATGTACATGCAGCGCAAGGAATGGCCGGCCGTGCCGCTGCACGTGCATGCCGAACTGCACGCGGACCGCGAGGGCGCGCAATACGTGCGCCGCACCATCACGATCGAGGGCGACACGCTCGACGAGGCGCAGCGCGCGCGGCTCGGCGAGATCGGCGAGAAGACGCCCGTCACGCTGTTCATCAAGCGCGGCACGCGGATCGAGACGACGCTGCGCTGA
- a CDS encoding Arc family DNA-binding protein, translated as MEDTHRSQYRLPWSLYEQLKASAEAQRRSINAEIVSRLTISVAQSEQYDQQVKAAKQRRKDGGRPVAEPVPSVEQILAVLRVAFGPNVFTETELLSAAARIEATMQK; from the coding sequence ATGGAAGACACACATCGCTCGCAATACCGGCTCCCCTGGTCCCTCTATGAACAGCTCAAGGCCTCGGCTGAAGCGCAACGTCGATCGATCAATGCGGAAATCGTCAGCCGCCTCACGATCAGCGTGGCGCAGAGCGAGCAATACGACCAACAAGTGAAGGCGGCCAAGCAGCGACGCAAGGACGGCGGGCGCCCGGTCGCTGAACCGGTACCGTCGGTCGAGCAGATCCTGGCGGTTTTACGCGTCGCTTTCGGGCCAAACGTGTTCACCGAAACCGAGTTGTTGTCCGCCGCCGCCCGCATTGAAGCGACGATGCAGAAGTAA
- a CDS encoding ABC transporter permease subunit — translation MWLVLGTGVLYPIAIIGFVSSCLPLDFGGVDWHAHSWSAYARLLFDQDFDGKWVWQAGYARIFARSVWFAVLTSATCLLVAFPTALWVVGLRTRYQRLCLLLLIVPFLVSLVVRCYGWMLLIADHGLVNRLLNGLGVEGALGILYTDWATVLGLTNVFIPFMIFPIYSVLRRLDWETVDAGTSLGASKWAVLTRLVVPASMPGIRAGIGLTFIPAFGSYVVSDLLGGAKSMMVGNLIQLAFGPNRDWPKGAALAIVVLAFSLLVAWAARSRRPGGPGSGELGVPTKFRGAGLVGAAALLFLYLPIVAVVVMSFNLGKSALIWTGFSLRAYRDLMSNSALQSATWNSIQLAVLTSLITVVLALSAAWAIRSKATQGARASALSALIHVPLVAPEIVLAVSTLLGFAALSIDLGFGVVLFAHVVFCLPVAFIPIRASMDAIDDAVLDAAKGLGASPFQVLARIVVPCVAPGIASAVMLSFITSLDDFVTSYFLSGVGGTTLPTYIYSMLKLEMTTEINAASTLLAIATCGIVAAGYWLAQVKIPGGEATRRAETFGPNWETFAGGRL, via the coding sequence GTGTGGCTCGTACTCGGTACGGGCGTGCTATACCCGATCGCGATCATTGGATTCGTGTCGTCGTGCCTGCCGCTCGATTTCGGTGGGGTCGACTGGCACGCGCACTCGTGGTCGGCCTACGCCCGCTTGCTGTTCGACCAGGATTTCGATGGCAAGTGGGTTTGGCAGGCGGGATATGCACGGATATTCGCCCGGTCGGTCTGGTTCGCGGTGCTGACCTCCGCGACCTGCCTGCTCGTCGCGTTTCCGACCGCACTCTGGGTCGTGGGTTTGCGGACGCGATATCAACGGCTTTGCCTGTTGCTACTGATCGTGCCGTTCCTGGTGAGCCTTGTCGTGCGGTGTTATGGCTGGATGCTGCTGATCGCGGACCACGGGCTCGTGAATCGGCTCCTGAACGGGCTCGGCGTCGAGGGCGCATTAGGCATCCTCTATACCGATTGGGCGACGGTACTTGGCCTCACCAACGTGTTCATCCCCTTCATGATTTTCCCGATCTACTCGGTGTTGCGGCGCCTGGACTGGGAGACGGTAGACGCCGGAACCAGTCTTGGCGCATCGAAGTGGGCCGTGCTGACTCGACTGGTGGTGCCCGCCAGTATGCCGGGCATTCGAGCCGGCATCGGCCTAACCTTTATCCCGGCCTTCGGGTCGTATGTCGTGTCGGATTTGCTGGGCGGTGCGAAATCGATGATGGTCGGCAACCTCATCCAGCTGGCCTTCGGCCCCAACCGAGATTGGCCCAAGGGCGCTGCACTCGCGATTGTCGTCCTGGCATTCTCGCTGCTGGTTGCTTGGGCAGCGCGCTCTCGCCGTCCAGGCGGCCCGGGATCGGGTGAGCTGGGCGTGCCGACCAAGTTTCGCGGCGCCGGGCTGGTGGGTGCGGCAGCGCTGCTGTTTCTCTATCTGCCGATCGTCGCGGTGGTGGTCATGAGCTTCAATCTCGGCAAGTCGGCGCTGATCTGGACGGGGTTTTCGCTGCGCGCGTATCGGGATTTGATGTCGAACTCGGCGCTGCAAAGCGCCACGTGGAACTCGATTCAGCTCGCGGTCCTCACCTCGCTGATCACGGTTGTCTTGGCATTGTCGGCTGCGTGGGCGATTCGCTCGAAAGCCACCCAAGGAGCGAGAGCGTCTGCATTGAGCGCGCTGATCCACGTTCCGCTGGTGGCGCCGGAAATTGTCCTGGCCGTGTCGACACTGCTTGGCTTCGCCGCGCTGTCGATCGACCTTGGATTCGGCGTGGTCCTGTTCGCGCACGTGGTCTTCTGCCTACCCGTAGCCTTCATCCCGATTCGAGCCAGTATGGATGCTATCGATGACGCGGTATTGGATGCCGCCAAGGGCCTAGGTGCCTCGCCGTTCCAGGTGCTGGCTCGCATCGTGGTGCCGTGTGTCGCACCGGGCATCGCGTCCGCGGTAATGCTGTCCTTCATCACTTCGCTCGATGACTTCGTGACGTCGTATTTTTTGTCCGGCGTGGGGGGAACCACGCTGCCTACTTACATTTACAGCATGCTTAAGCTCGAGATGACAACGGAAATCAACGCCGCGTCCACGCTTCTGGCGATCGCGACATGCGGTATCGTCGCGGCCGGATACTGGCTCGCGCAGGTCAAGATCCCGGGAGGCGAAGCAACTCGCCGTGCGGAGACATTCGGTCCGAACTGGGAAACGTTCGCAGGAGGCCGACTGTGA
- a CDS encoding GNAT family N-acetyltransferase, with the protein MANLDTENFLIRRIVPSDIGDYYDIRFSVTENRIHPHQIHLLQREVVLENINTSGGAICVDRHSGVAAGAMMILITSKPMISALFVRPVYQGLGIGKALLDRAIEMSRAAGVDVLTLVTDPGSRADTFYQRQGWTRGGLDEYGTQVIFTKRILDGRDD; encoded by the coding sequence ATGGCAAATCTCGACACCGAAAACTTCTTGATCCGGCGAATCGTTCCAAGCGACATCGGCGACTACTACGACATTCGATTCTCGGTCACTGAAAACCGCATCCACCCTCACCAGATACACCTGCTGCAGCGCGAGGTCGTCTTGGAGAACATCAACACTTCAGGCGGGGCAATTTGCGTCGATCGACATTCAGGTGTTGCGGCAGGCGCAATGATGATTCTGATTACCTCGAAGCCGATGATATCAGCGCTCTTCGTTCGCCCGGTATACCAGGGTCTGGGGATCGGCAAGGCATTGCTGGACCGCGCGATCGAAATGAGCCGCGCAGCGGGAGTGGACGTCCTTACGCTCGTCACGGATCCGGGCTCCCGAGCCGACACGTTCTATCAACGGCAGGGATGGACGCGGGGCGGCCTGGACGAGTACGGCACCCAGGTCATCTTCACCAAACGCATCTTGGACGGGCGCGATGACTAG
- a CDS encoding AraC family transcriptional regulator ligand-binding domain-containing protein → MRPAPLHTAIIAIRLLQKRGVPVSDLIAESGITESDLSRPDMIISHEQEMIVFANAQRLTGTEITGALIGKAIPITAYGVRGHAMLVAPTLRAAMSLGFSYPLLAISYFKISFHEIGSDAVFLLDGYAYRQDLRVFSSLMCLAAVQREILDSTRAPVEFIRAEFDFPQPDDHEELTRILGCPIVFNAQSTSLSIPKHYLDTELPFHHEIEFEIARGECARQEPMMATWQPEHIVTRALQTLHRLDGRLDAHGLAAELNMSLRSMQRELGHAGLSFRTLLDQVRLARALDPLFQSGKFGPEAHSKMFGYSTKFAFERAKDRWTAKSKSKISG, encoded by the coding sequence GTGCGACCCGCGCCGCTTCACACGGCCATCATCGCGATCCGGCTCCTCCAAAAGCGCGGTGTCCCGGTCTCGGATCTCATTGCGGAGAGCGGCATCACGGAAAGCGACCTGAGCCGGCCGGACATGATCATTTCGCACGAGCAAGAGATGATCGTCTTCGCGAATGCGCAGCGGCTCACCGGGACGGAAATCACCGGCGCGCTGATCGGCAAGGCAATACCGATCACGGCGTACGGCGTGCGCGGCCACGCCATGCTCGTCGCCCCGACTCTCCGCGCGGCCATGAGCCTTGGTTTTTCGTACCCCCTGTTGGCAATCTCCTACTTCAAGATTTCGTTTCATGAGATTGGAAGCGATGCGGTCTTCCTGCTGGACGGCTATGCCTACCGTCAGGACCTCAGGGTATTTTCGTCCTTGATGTGCCTCGCCGCGGTGCAGCGGGAGATACTCGACTCCACCCGAGCTCCGGTGGAGTTCATCCGCGCTGAGTTCGACTTTCCACAACCGGACGATCACGAGGAATTGACGCGGATTCTGGGCTGCCCGATCGTGTTCAATGCCCAGTCCACCTCGCTGTCGATTCCCAAGCATTACCTCGACACCGAGCTCCCCTTTCATCACGAGATCGAATTCGAAATTGCCCGGGGGGAGTGTGCCAGGCAGGAACCGATGATGGCGACCTGGCAGCCGGAGCATATCGTTACCCGGGCGCTGCAAACGCTCCATCGTCTCGATGGGCGACTCGACGCTCACGGACTCGCCGCGGAGCTGAACATGTCCCTGCGGTCAATGCAAAGAGAACTCGGCCACGCAGGCCTCAGCTTCCGAACGCTGCTCGACCAAGTGCGGCTCGCGCGCGCACTGGATCCGCTGTTTCAATCGGGGAAGTTTGGCCCGGAGGCTCACTCCAAGATGTTCGGCTACTCGACCAAGTTCGCGTTCGAGCGCGCCAAGGATCGGTGGACCGCGAAGAGCAAAAGCAAGATCAGTGGCTAG